The following proteins are encoded in a genomic region of Haloarcula marina:
- the uvrA gene encoding excinuclease ABC subunit UvrA — MSKDVIEVTGAEEHNLKDVDVEIPREELTVVTGLSGSGKSSLAFETVYAEGQRRYIESLSAYARNFLGQMDKPQVENVEGLSPAISIDQKNAANNPRSTVGTVTELHDYLRLLYARTGVPHCPECGREVGEQSAQNMVTRLLELPEGTRAKLAAPVVRDQKGAFEDLFDDLVSDGYSRVEVDGEEFDLTMDRPELDENFDHTVDVVVDRVKVSTEARSRLTDSVETALEEADGTLKVILPDPPEGAADALGGSTARATGDLAEADEEDRLVVELSEDLACTHCGIDISEVETRSFSFNSPHGACPECEGLGETKEVSEDLVIQDRSKPLKHVFEPWSYDRTYYSRQLDNVAEHFGVSLSTPFEELDEEIQRQFLYGTDGLVHFQWRTKNGTREKTERFEGVIPNLERRHVETDSDRAREHIEEFMATTTCPACEGTRLKAESRAVLVDGTAITEVNEMSIGDALEHFEGLEGNLSARDRKIAEEILKEIRARLGFMQEVGLEYLTLDREASTLSGGESQRIRLATQIGSGLVGVLYVLDEPSIGLHQRDNDRLLNTLEELRDLGNTLLVVEHDTETMRRADQIIDMGPGPGKRGGEVVVNGPQEELMAAEASVTGDYLAGERTIPVPEERREADGHLTVKGARQHNLKDLDVQFPLSTFTAITGVSGSGKSTLMHDILYKGLVRRMNDTDVNPGEHDDIEGIDQIETVRLIDQSPIGRTPRSNPATYTNVFDHIRELFAETNLAKQRGYEKGRFSFNVKGGRCEACGGQGTVTIDMNFLSDVEVPCEECDGARYNDETLDVTYKGATIADVLEMSVEEAYDFFESHPGIRRRLQLLKDVGLDYMTLGQPSTTLSGGEAQRIKLAEELGKKDSGETLYLLDEPTTGLHPEDERKLIDVLHRLTDDGNTVVVIEHELDLVKNADRVLDLGPEGGENGGELVASGTPEEVARTEASFTGQYLRDLLPAVDLEGPRAGRDGDEVAAKADDD, encoded by the coding sequence ATGAGCAAGGACGTCATCGAGGTCACGGGTGCAGAGGAACACAACCTCAAGGACGTCGACGTGGAGATTCCCCGCGAGGAACTCACCGTCGTCACGGGGCTGTCGGGGTCGGGGAAGTCGTCGCTCGCCTTCGAGACGGTGTACGCGGAGGGACAACGGCGCTACATCGAGTCGCTGTCCGCCTACGCCCGCAACTTCCTCGGTCAGATGGACAAGCCCCAGGTCGAGAACGTCGAGGGCCTCTCCCCCGCTATCTCCATCGACCAGAAGAACGCCGCCAACAACCCCCGGTCGACGGTCGGGACCGTCACGGAACTCCACGACTACCTCCGCCTGCTGTACGCCCGGACCGGCGTCCCGCACTGTCCCGAATGTGGCCGCGAGGTGGGCGAGCAATCGGCTCAGAACATGGTGACGCGCCTGCTCGAACTCCCCGAGGGGACCCGCGCGAAACTGGCCGCGCCGGTCGTCCGCGACCAGAAAGGAGCCTTCGAGGACCTGTTCGACGACCTCGTCTCCGACGGGTACAGTCGCGTCGAAGTCGACGGCGAGGAGTTCGACCTGACGATGGACCGGCCGGAGTTAGACGAGAACTTCGACCACACCGTCGACGTGGTGGTCGACCGCGTGAAGGTGTCGACGGAAGCCCGGTCGCGCCTCACCGACTCGGTCGAGACGGCCTTGGAGGAGGCCGACGGCACGCTGAAGGTCATCCTCCCGGACCCGCCGGAGGGCGCGGCCGACGCGCTGGGCGGGTCGACGGCGCGGGCGACCGGTGACCTCGCGGAGGCCGACGAGGAAGACCGCCTCGTCGTCGAACTCTCGGAGGACCTCGCCTGCACGCACTGCGGCATCGACATCAGCGAGGTCGAGACCCGGTCGTTCTCGTTCAACTCGCCCCACGGCGCGTGTCCCGAGTGCGAGGGACTGGGCGAGACGAAGGAGGTCAGCGAGGACCTCGTGATTCAGGACCGCTCGAAGCCGCTGAAACACGTCTTCGAGCCGTGGAGCTACGACCGGACCTACTACTCCCGGCAACTGGACAACGTCGCCGAGCACTTCGGCGTCTCGCTGTCGACGCCGTTCGAGGAGTTAGACGAGGAGATACAGCGACAGTTCCTCTACGGCACGGACGGCCTCGTCCACTTCCAGTGGCGCACCAAGAACGGCACGCGCGAGAAGACCGAGCGCTTCGAGGGAGTCATCCCGAACCTCGAACGTCGCCACGTCGAGACGGACTCGGACCGCGCCCGCGAACACATCGAGGAGTTCATGGCGACGACCACCTGTCCCGCCTGTGAGGGGACGCGCCTGAAGGCCGAATCGCGGGCCGTCCTCGTCGACGGCACGGCCATCACCGAGGTCAACGAGATGTCCATCGGCGACGCTCTCGAACACTTCGAGGGACTCGAAGGGAACCTCTCGGCGCGCGACCGGAAGATAGCCGAGGAGATTCTCAAAGAGATTCGCGCCCGCCTCGGGTTCATGCAGGAGGTCGGACTGGAGTACCTGACGCTGGACCGCGAGGCGTCGACGCTCTCGGGCGGCGAGAGCCAGCGCATCCGCCTCGCCACCCAAATCGGGTCCGGGCTAGTGGGCGTCCTCTACGTCCTCGACGAACCCTCCATCGGCCTCCACCAGCGCGACAACGACCGCCTGCTGAACACCTTAGAGGAACTGCGTGACCTCGGGAACACCCTGCTGGTCGTCGAGCACGACACGGAGACGATGCGGCGGGCCGACCAGATAATCGACATGGGGCCGGGACCGGGCAAGCGCGGCGGCGAAGTCGTCGTCAACGGCCCCCAGGAGGAACTGATGGCCGCCGAGGCGTCGGTCACCGGCGACTACCTCGCTGGCGAGCGGACGATTCCGGTCCCCGAGGAGCGCCGCGAGGCCGACGGCCACCTCACGGTCAAAGGGGCACGTCAGCACAACCTCAAGGACCTCGACGTGCAGTTCCCGCTCAGCACGTTCACCGCCATCACGGGCGTCTCCGGGTCCGGGAAATCGACGCTGATGCACGACATCCTGTACAAGGGCCTCGTCCGCCGGATGAACGACACCGACGTGAACCCCGGCGAACACGACGACATCGAGGGCATCGACCAGATAGAGACGGTCCGTCTCATCGACCAGTCGCCTATCGGCCGCACGCCGCGGTCGAATCCGGCCACCTACACCAACGTCTTCGACCACATCCGCGAGTTGTTCGCCGAGACGAACCTCGCCAAACAGCGAGGCTACGAGAAGGGTCGGTTCTCCTTCAACGTCAAAGGCGGCCGCTGTGAGGCCTGCGGCGGCCAAGGCACTGTGACCATCGACATGAACTTCCTCTCGGACGTGGAGGTGCCCTGCGAGGAGTGCGACGGCGCGCGCTACAACGACGAGACGCTGGACGTGACCTACAAGGGCGCGACCATCGCGGACGTGCTGGAGATGAGCGTCGAGGAGGCCTACGACTTCTTCGAGAGCCACCCCGGCATCCGCCGCCGCCTCCAACTCCTGAAGGACGTGGGACTGGACTACATGACGCTCGGACAGCCCTCGACCACGCTCTCTGGCGGGGAGGCCCAGCGCATCAAACTCGCCGAAGAGTTGGGCAAGAAAGACTCCGGCGAGACGCTGTACCTGCTGGACGAACCGACGACGGGTCTCCACCCCGAGGACGAGCGCAAACTCATCGACGTGCTCCACCGCCTGACCGACGACGGCAACACCGTGGTCGTCATCGAGCACGAACTGGACCTCGTGAAGAACGCCGACCGCGTCCTCGACCTCGGGCCGGAGGGCGGCGAGAACGGCGGCGAACTCGTCGCCAGCGGCACGCCCGAAGAAGTCGCCCGCACGGAGGCGTCGTTCACGGGGCAGTACCTCCGCGACCTGCTCCCCGCGGTCGACCTCGAAGGGCCGCGAGCGGGGCGAGACGGCGACGAAGTAGCCGCGAAGGCCGACGACGACTGA
- a CDS encoding LURP-one-related/scramblase family protein: MSTPSTYDIRGIELTDDEYTVEQSLIRNKYKAMDATGDVVLRGKQKLFKLKEQFPFVDGDGEEVFEVNAGGIIDVAGNYVLTDSRTDEEVVVLDNDFSLLQDTWRVRDPDTGEELARIDSRGALVTVARNVLPFGALIPHKYEITDAEGGHVGRVDGQFSLRDRYEITIDDARSVPKEPIVAAAMVIDAIQGN, from the coding sequence ATGTCGACGCCCTCCACCTACGACATCCGCGGCATCGAACTCACGGACGACGAGTACACCGTCGAACAGAGCCTCATCCGGAACAAGTACAAGGCGATGGACGCCACCGGGGACGTGGTCCTCCGCGGGAAACAGAAGCTGTTCAAACTCAAAGAGCAGTTCCCGTTCGTCGACGGGGACGGCGAGGAAGTGTTCGAAGTCAACGCGGGCGGTATCATCGACGTGGCCGGGAACTACGTCCTCACCGACTCCCGGACCGACGAGGAAGTCGTCGTGCTCGACAACGACTTCTCGCTGTTGCAGGACACGTGGCGGGTCCGTGACCCCGACACCGGCGAGGAACTCGCGCGCATCGACTCCCGCGGTGCACTCGTGACCGTCGCCCGCAACGTCCTCCCGTTCGGCGCGCTCATCCCGCACAAGTACGAAATCACCGACGCCGAGGGCGGCCACGTCGGCCGCGTCGACGGCCAGTTCTCCCTGCGCGACCGGTACGAGATAACTATCGACGACGCCCGGTCCGTCCCCAAAGAGCCAATCGTCGCCGCCGCCATGGTCATCGACGCGATTCAGGGCAACTGA
- a CDS encoding LVIVD repeat-containing protein, producing MRRRTFLRSLGLGASAGAVGTSAAHPTPTGDGTGATPAETPTGTDPLGTLDLPGARELVTSPDGHTAYVATGAGVAFVDVTDPTAPRLLEHRTGLLADSDEGPMQIVQDLAVVGDRLLVAGPAHPTEGARGFVLFDVSDRQNPDRIVGYETDSQIHNCDFDGRYAYLTANAREGNPLLVVDTETAQEVGTWSVLDADDAWADVPSALRPLHDVWVQDGYAYLAYWDGGTWILDVSDPADISLVSRVRGQDPDTLAAVEDVSLERTEPPGNDHFVTVNDDATLLGVGGESWDRGGDGSGGPSGVELFDISDPAAPESVATIDPPPTSDATPGGVLTTAHNFELTDGRCYSSWYNGGVKVHDVRDPANPREVFAWRDSETTSFWTAQRGNGCFLGANTNANRGSDVTPGVYTFPDPDIATPTATESPSAADGGQSVVGAAGPGFGVAAVLAALGLAAWRRDAD from the coding sequence ATGCGCCGTCGCACCTTCCTCCGGTCGCTCGGCCTCGGTGCGAGTGCCGGTGCTGTCGGCACGAGCGCCGCACATCCCACGCCGACCGGCGACGGTACGGGCGCGACGCCCGCCGAGACGCCGACTGGGACGGACCCGCTGGGAACGCTGGACCTCCCCGGGGCGCGCGAACTCGTCACGAGTCCGGACGGCCACACGGCCTACGTCGCCACGGGCGCGGGCGTCGCGTTCGTGGACGTGACCGACCCGACCGCCCCTCGACTCCTCGAACACCGGACCGGCTTACTGGCCGACAGCGACGAGGGGCCGATGCAGATAGTGCAGGACCTCGCCGTGGTCGGGGACCGACTGCTCGTCGCCGGTCCGGCCCACCCCACCGAGGGCGCACGGGGGTTCGTCCTCTTCGACGTGAGCGACCGGCAGAACCCCGACCGTATCGTCGGCTACGAGACGGACTCGCAGATTCACAACTGCGACTTCGACGGCCGCTACGCCTACCTCACTGCCAACGCCCGCGAGGGGAACCCGCTCCTCGTGGTCGATACGGAGACAGCGCAGGAGGTCGGCACGTGGTCCGTCCTCGACGCCGACGACGCGTGGGCCGATGTCCCGTCGGCGCTCAGACCGCTCCACGACGTGTGGGTTCAGGACGGCTACGCCTATCTGGCCTACTGGGACGGCGGAACGTGGATACTCGACGTGTCGGACCCCGCGGACATCTCGCTCGTCTCGCGCGTACGCGGGCAAGACCCGGACACCCTGGCCGCAGTCGAAGACGTGAGCCTCGAACGCACCGAACCGCCGGGGAACGACCACTTCGTCACGGTGAACGACGACGCGACCTTGCTGGGCGTCGGCGGCGAGTCGTGGGACCGCGGCGGCGACGGGTCGGGCGGCCCTAGCGGCGTCGAACTGTTCGACATCAGCGACCCCGCCGCGCCCGAGTCGGTCGCGACCATCGACCCGCCGCCGACCAGCGACGCCACGCCCGGCGGCGTGTTGACGACGGCGCACAACTTCGAACTCACCGACGGGCGCTGTTACTCGTCGTGGTACAACGGCGGCGTGAAGGTCCACGACGTGCGGGACCCCGCCAACCCACGAGAGGTGTTCGCGTGGCGCGACTCCGAGACCACCTCGTTTTGGACCGCCCAGCGCGGGAACGGGTGTTTCCTCGGCGCGAACACGAACGCCAACCGCGGGTCGGACGTGACTCCGGGCGTCTACACGTTCCCGGACCCGGACATCGCGACGCCGACGGCAACGGAGTCGCCTTCGGCGGCCGATGGGGGACAGAGCGTCGTCGGGGCGGCCGGTCCCGGGTTCGGAGTGGCCGCGGTGCTCGCGGCGCTCGGACTCGCGGCGTGGCGACGGGACGCCGACTAG
- a CDS encoding DUF402 domain-containing protein, which yields MTVRIRGIYATALTRLLTDAGMDVVQASGPIEDRFESEFRVERAGATVATTDDRQGVGVSGDSDAVEAVVDCLTDLGRDTLSWADPLPEGAVYDGEVTETLGSGAVVDCGDGEGFLPYRNADERVETGDRVRVQVVEGSAPWTDGRPVLDTTLAVRGEVLTLERGGSNAATAGGPAMLDVIAADPRDGWGVSWERASDEADFDALANALEAANDRAADLDADLDGELGEETPARRHDGGATVWVWFGRESRFALDGHRRAVTATMEGHHRVKAGSNAASAAVDYVEALCDDPTPSGDADFPFAVTARQFGPVEGGSLTLGHGKPDGRLITLGRADVQSVDVDGSVTVEREMSGGGEYDGLGVPKEAGDVAETKLKEGRWWYPTVYRDRDGKRKGTYVNVCTPVEIFPDTARYVDLHVDVLKYADGTVERVDDDELDAAEARGDVPEALADRARSVAAAVANALEP from the coding sequence ATGACGGTCCGCATCAGGGGCATCTACGCGACGGCGCTGACCCGACTGCTGACCGACGCCGGGATGGACGTGGTACAGGCGTCCGGCCCCATCGAGGACCGTTTCGAGTCCGAGTTCCGGGTCGAGCGCGCGGGGGCCACAGTCGCGACCACGGACGACCGGCAGGGCGTCGGCGTCAGCGGCGACAGCGACGCAGTCGAGGCGGTCGTCGACTGCCTCACGGACCTCGGCCGCGACACGCTCTCGTGGGCCGACCCCCTCCCCGAGGGTGCAGTGTACGACGGGGAAGTGACCGAGACGCTCGGGAGCGGCGCGGTGGTCGACTGCGGCGACGGCGAGGGGTTTCTCCCGTACCGCAACGCCGACGAGCGAGTCGAGACGGGTGACCGCGTGCGCGTACAGGTCGTCGAGGGGAGCGCGCCGTGGACCGACGGTCGGCCGGTCCTCGATACCACCCTCGCGGTCCGCGGCGAGGTGCTGACGCTGGAACGCGGCGGTTCGAACGCCGCGACGGCGGGCGGGCCGGCGATGCTCGACGTCATCGCGGCGGACCCGCGCGACGGGTGGGGCGTCTCGTGGGAGCGAGCGAGCGACGAGGCGGACTTCGACGCACTCGCGAACGCACTGGAAGCCGCCAACGACCGGGCCGCGGACCTCGACGCCGACCTCGACGGCGAACTGGGGGAGGAGACGCCCGCCCGACGCCACGACGGCGGTGCGACCGTGTGGGTCTGGTTCGGCCGCGAGAGTCGCTTCGCCCTCGACGGCCACCGCCGCGCGGTGACGGCGACGATGGAGGGCCACCATCGCGTCAAGGCCGGGTCGAACGCCGCCAGCGCGGCCGTCGACTACGTCGAGGCGCTGTGCGACGACCCGACGCCCTCGGGGGACGCCGACTTTCCCTTCGCCGTGACGGCCCGGCAGTTCGGGCCTGTGGAGGGCGGGTCGCTCACGCTCGGCCACGGGAAACCGGACGGCCGACTCATCACGCTGGGTCGGGCCGACGTGCAGTCCGTCGACGTCGACGGGAGCGTCACCGTCGAACGAGAGATGTCCGGCGGCGGCGAGTACGACGGCCTCGGCGTCCCGAAAGAGGCCGGTGACGTCGCCGAGACGAAACTGAAGGAAGGGCGCTGGTGGTACCCAACCGTCTACCGTGACCGCGACGGGAAGCGAAAGGGGACGTACGTCAACGTCTGTACGCCCGTCGAGATATTCCCCGACACCGCCCGCTACGTCGACTTACACGTCGACGTGCTGAAGTACGCCGACGGGACGGTCGAACGCGTCGACGACGACGAACTCGACGCGGCCGAGGCGCGCGGCGACGTGCCCGAAGCGCTGGCCGACCGCGCCCGGAGCGTCGCGGCGGCGGTGGCGAACGCGCTCGAACCCTAG
- a CDS encoding DUF7532 family protein has translation MHFTQREQQALREAGVDQATIAAASEAVVEATADAAADLEAFFADRETVYSDMEMAHSSSDVQTHTVEYLDLFTHADDIRGYLRFDTWGVPVEGGRVLSDGVVELTLGPTVDARVRFAGEKDAL, from the coding sequence ATGCACTTCACACAGCGCGAGCAGCAGGCGCTCCGTGAGGCCGGGGTCGACCAAGCGACCATCGCGGCCGCCTCCGAAGCAGTCGTCGAGGCCACCGCAGACGCGGCCGCCGACCTCGAAGCGTTCTTCGCCGACCGCGAGACGGTGTACTCCGACATGGAGATGGCCCACAGCAGTTCGGACGTACAGACCCACACGGTCGAGTATCTGGACCTCTTTACCCACGCCGACGACATCCGCGGCTACCTCCGGTTCGACACGTGGGGCGTCCCCGTCGAGGGCGGGCGCGTCCTGAGCGACGGCGTGGTCGAACTGACGCTGGGGCCGACCGTCGACGCCCGGGTCCGCTTCGCGGGCGAGAAAGACGCGCTATGA
- a CDS encoding preprotein translocase subunit Sec61beta, with amino-acid sequence MSSDSGGLMSSAGLVRYFDAEDTNTIRIDPRTIVAFGVLFGGLVLVLNAMA; translated from the coding sequence ATGAGCAGCGACAGCGGTGGGCTGATGTCGAGCGCCGGACTGGTCCGGTACTTCGACGCCGAGGACACCAACACCATCCGTATCGACCCGCGAACCATCGTCGCTTTCGGCGTCCTGTTCGGCGGCCTCGTGTTGGTCCTGAACGCGATGGCCTGA
- a CDS encoding thioredoxin family protein — MTVTLKDFYADWCGPCKTQDPILEDLEEQWGDVEFEKINVDEEQDIANEYQVRSLPTLIVENDDGIVERFVGVTQADDIEDALSQAGA, encoded by the coding sequence ATGACGGTCACGCTCAAGGATTTCTACGCCGACTGGTGCGGCCCTTGTAAGACGCAAGACCCCATCCTCGAAGACCTGGAGGAACAGTGGGGCGACGTGGAGTTCGAGAAAATCAACGTCGACGAGGAACAGGACATCGCCAACGAGTATCAGGTCCGCTCGCTTCCGACCCTCATCGTCGAGAACGACGACGGCATCGTCGAGCGCTTCGTCGGCGTCACGCAGGCGGACGACATCGAGGACGCGCTTTCGCAGGCCGGGGCCTGA
- the fer gene encoding ferredoxin Fer, which produces MASPFEILGVDPDADEAEIVDAYRERVKETHPDQGGSAEAFQAVQDAYERIEDGWRPGDPISPTGPRGHRGPRRPRPEPEPEPEPEPEPEGVEVEYLNYEVLADEGWSLDDEDLFEKAADGGFDPEDYGRFHVAENESLLEAAEDEGYTWPFACRGGACTNCAVAVVEGEMPSPKSHILPQELHDKGIRLSCIVAPTSDAKIVYNVKHLPEVHDLLLPASRFEQASSSTD; this is translated from the coding sequence GTGGCGTCTCCATTCGAGATTCTCGGCGTCGACCCCGACGCGGACGAGGCCGAAATCGTCGACGCGTATCGCGAACGGGTCAAGGAGACCCATCCCGACCAAGGCGGGTCCGCCGAGGCGTTTCAAGCCGTCCAAGACGCCTACGAGCGCATCGAGGACGGGTGGCGACCCGGCGACCCCATCTCTCCAACCGGGCCGAGGGGCCATCGCGGCCCGAGACGACCCCGGCCTGAGCCAGAACCGGAGCCAGAACCCGAACCGGAACCCGAGGGCGTCGAAGTCGAGTACCTGAACTACGAAGTGCTGGCCGACGAGGGGTGGTCGCTCGACGACGAGGACCTGTTCGAGAAGGCCGCCGACGGCGGGTTCGACCCCGAGGACTACGGCCGGTTCCACGTCGCGGAAAACGAATCACTGCTGGAGGCCGCCGAGGACGAGGGGTACACGTGGCCGTTCGCCTGTCGGGGCGGGGCCTGTACGAACTGCGCCGTCGCCGTCGTCGAGGGCGAGATGCCTTCGCCGAAGAGCCACATCCTCCCGCAGGAACTCCACGATAAGGGCATCCGCCTCTCCTGTATCGTCGCACCCACGAGCGACGCCAAAATCGTCTACAACGTCAAGCACCTGCCCGAAGTCCACGACCTGCTCCTGCCCGCGAGTCGGTTCGAACAGGCCTCGTCGTCGACGGACTGA
- the npdG gene encoding NADPH-dependent F420 reductase has product MDIALLGGTGDIGEGLALRWAYDTNHTVIVGSRDAGKAEQKAEEYETELDSRGQEVDIAGLSNEDATARADVVVAAVPAYHLTDTVEAVADHLDDAILVSPAVGMKRDEDGFHYNRPGVGSVTELAAQAVPEDTPVVGAFHNLAAGRLANLDAELDWDTIVVGDDGDAKDTVSELAEGIEGLRALDGGPLSNAAEVEGLTPLLINVARHNDGLHDLGVRFQ; this is encoded by the coding sequence ATGGACATCGCACTACTCGGTGGCACGGGCGACATCGGCGAAGGCCTCGCCCTCCGCTGGGCGTACGACACGAACCACACGGTCATCGTCGGGTCACGCGACGCCGGAAAGGCCGAGCAGAAAGCCGAGGAGTACGAGACGGAACTCGACAGTCGCGGCCAGGAAGTCGACATCGCCGGACTGAGTAACGAGGACGCCACGGCGCGCGCCGACGTCGTCGTCGCGGCCGTCCCGGCCTATCACCTCACGGATACCGTGGAAGCCGTCGCCGACCACCTGGACGACGCAATCCTCGTCTCGCCCGCCGTCGGCATGAAGCGCGACGAAGACGGGTTCCACTACAACCGTCCCGGCGTCGGCAGCGTCACCGAACTGGCGGCGCAGGCCGTCCCCGAAGACACGCCCGTCGTCGGCGCGTTCCACAACCTCGCGGCCGGTCGGCTGGCGAATCTGGACGCCGAACTCGACTGGGACACCATCGTCGTCGGCGACGACGGCGACGCCAAAGACACCGTGTCGGAACTCGCCGAAGGCATCGAAGGACTCCGCGCACTCGACGGCGGCCCGCTCTCGAACGCCGCCGAAGTCGAGGGGCTGACCCCGCTGCTCATCAACGTCGCCCGCCACAACGACGGCCTCCACGACCTGGGCGTTCGCTTCCAGTAA
- a CDS encoding TIGR01548 family HAD-type hydrolase, whose protein sequence is MQVDAVVLDIDGVLVDVADSYRRAVVESVDRVYGETIEKDDIQRFKDAGGFNNDWEVTDAAALLVLARREDESFDLVTFTDAIAERGGGLDAAKAVAQDRLADDAADRVLDAWDPDQLRDVFQTLYLGSDLYRELEGGDPPFDAPGYINDEPVLVDSETLTALHERYAVGVVTGRPAAEADIAMERVGLELPADHRFTMDDWEQGKPHPHALTVLGERFDAERIAFAGDTLDDVTTAVNADAEDDERVYYGIGVLTGGLTGEAGREKFAAAGASAVVESVNELVDLLE, encoded by the coding sequence ATGCAAGTCGACGCGGTCGTACTGGACATCGACGGCGTCCTCGTGGACGTCGCCGACTCCTACCGACGGGCCGTCGTTGAGTCCGTCGACCGAGTGTACGGCGAGACCATCGAGAAGGATGACATCCAGCGGTTCAAGGACGCGGGCGGGTTCAACAACGACTGGGAAGTCACCGACGCGGCGGCCCTACTGGTGCTGGCCCGTCGAGAGGACGAGTCGTTCGACCTCGTGACCTTCACCGACGCTATCGCCGAACGGGGCGGCGGCCTCGACGCGGCGAAAGCCGTCGCCCAAGACCGACTCGCCGACGACGCGGCCGACCGCGTCCTCGACGCCTGGGACCCCGACCAGTTGCGCGACGTGTTCCAGACGCTGTACCTCGGCAGTGACCTGTACCGCGAACTCGAAGGCGGCGACCCGCCGTTCGACGCGCCGGGCTACATCAACGACGAACCCGTGCTGGTCGACAGCGAGACGCTGACGGCCCTGCACGAGCGCTACGCCGTCGGCGTCGTCACCGGCCGTCCCGCCGCGGAGGCCGACATCGCGATGGAGCGGGTCGGCCTCGAACTCCCCGCCGACCACCGTTTCACGATGGACGACTGGGAGCAGGGGAAACCCCACCCGCACGCGCTGACGGTGTTGGGCGAGCGCTTCGACGCCGAGCGAATCGCGTTCGCGGGCGACACCTTAGACGACGTGACGACGGCCGTCAACGCCGACGCCGAGGACGACGAGCGAGTGTACTACGGTATCGGCGTCCTCACCGGCGGCCTGACCGGCGAGGCAGGGCGAGAGAAGTTCGCCGCGGCGGGCGCGAGCGCAGTCGTCGAGTCGGTCAACGAACTGGTCGACCTGCTGGAGTGA